In Gimesia benthica, a single window of DNA contains:
- the flgK gene encoding flagellar hook-associated protein FlgK: MAKQSMEVFSTGIQVAGQNIANAGTPGYIRENLVLNPSDPYRQGALINGTGVEISGIQQQIDLFLETRIHSANTEYSSINERDTIYKQLESELRELSGGDLSTGLNDFLAKLNNAVNQPGSIPDREFVLSEAQKFASEISSLRLRINDLRETQSVNVENLVKEANELIDKIVDLNPKISKLEASGLLQSDAGALRTERYNALNRLSELIPVRFRERADGAIDVFTGSDYLVLAGSSQKLTVETDTDKGVVVQEVFLSRTHSNISRTGGELKGIIEGRDDILGGFVDQLDTYASNLIFEFNKIHSSGEGTAGFEQLTSASAALDPSANLSSALSGLPFQASHGSFQIKVTNKTTGITNTTTINVDLDGIGADTTLNSLASALNGVANLNSSVSTDGRLNLSADSDYEFRFSNDTSGALAAIGINTLFTGSDSSDIGINSVVRDNQQFLALGQGGGPSDGSNAVALAAFSQLPIESLGGITLDEYYDKVVSSIAQSSASEGALAEGAQTFRDSLKNQREQYSGVSIDEETINVMKFQRAFQSAARLVSTIDELFTILLQI, from the coding sequence ATGGCCAAGCAATCGATGGAGGTATTCAGTACCGGCATCCAGGTTGCGGGTCAGAATATCGCCAATGCGGGCACTCCCGGCTACATCCGTGAGAATCTGGTTCTTAATCCGTCCGATCCCTATCGACAGGGAGCGTTGATCAACGGGACGGGGGTGGAGATCTCCGGGATTCAGCAGCAGATCGATCTGTTCCTGGAAACCCGCATCCACTCAGCGAACACTGAATATTCTTCTATCAACGAACGCGACACGATTTACAAGCAGCTGGAAAGCGAGTTGCGCGAGCTCTCAGGTGGTGACCTGTCGACCGGTCTGAATGATTTTCTGGCCAAGTTGAACAACGCGGTGAATCAACCTGGCTCAATTCCGGACCGGGAGTTTGTGCTCAGTGAAGCTCAGAAGTTTGCGTCCGAGATCAGTTCGCTAAGATTGAGGATCAACGATCTGCGCGAGACCCAGTCGGTCAATGTGGAAAACCTCGTGAAAGAGGCCAACGAGCTGATCGACAAGATCGTGGACCTGAATCCGAAGATTTCGAAGCTTGAAGCTTCCGGGCTGTTGCAGAGTGATGCGGGCGCTCTGCGAACCGAGCGGTATAACGCGCTCAATCGACTTTCCGAACTGATCCCGGTGCGGTTTCGTGAACGCGCGGATGGTGCCATCGATGTGTTTACCGGTTCCGACTATCTGGTCCTGGCCGGCTCCTCTCAGAAGCTGACTGTCGAGACCGACACCGATAAAGGGGTTGTTGTCCAGGAAGTGTTTTTATCTCGGACTCATAGTAACATTTCCCGAACCGGGGGAGAGCTCAAGGGAATTATCGAAGGCCGCGATGACATCCTGGGGGGCTTTGTGGATCAGCTGGATACGTATGCATCCAACCTGATCTTTGAGTTCAACAAGATCCATTCTTCCGGAGAAGGGACTGCAGGCTTTGAACAGTTGACCTCCGCGTCCGCGGCGCTGGATCCTTCCGCCAATCTGAGTTCGGCGCTTTCGGGGCTGCCGTTCCAGGCGAGTCATGGCAGCTTCCAGATTAAAGTCACGAATAAGACCACGGGAATTACCAATACCACAACGATCAATGTCGACCTGGACGGAATTGGGGCAGACACAACGTTAAACAGTCTGGCCAGTGCGCTGAACGGCGTGGCGAATCTGAATTCGAGTGTGTCGACCGATGGTCGGCTGAATCTGAGTGCCGACTCCGATTATGAGTTCCGCTTCTCCAATGATACCAGTGGCGCCCTGGCGGCCATCGGCATCAATACGCTGTTCACGGGATCCGATTCCAGTGATATCGGAATCAACTCGGTTGTGAGAGATAACCAGCAGTTTCTGGCACTGGGACAGGGGGGCGGCCCTTCAGATGGCAGCAACGCGGTCGCGCTGGCTGCCTTTTCACAGCTGCCCATCGAGTCACTCGGGGGCATCACCCTCGACGAGTATTACGATAAAGTGGTATCCAGCATCGCCCAGTCATCCGCCTCTGAGGGCGCGCTGGCGGAAGGCGCTCAGACATTTCGGGATTCGCTTAAGAATCAGCGCGAACAGTACTCCGGAGTGAGTATCGATGAAGAGACCATCAACGTCATGAAGTTCCAGCGTGCGTTTCAGTCTGCCGCCCGACTGGTCAGCACCATCGACGAGCTCTTTACCATTTTATTACAGATTTAA
- the flgN gene encoding flagellar export chaperone FlgN codes for MHAAPTAPVPAQHQQLLGKLTGILNDLEPIQKKLLELYEQKSQALKQVDPERIEQLAVIEEQLTNTLQFILLRRQQLLQTAEQLGLPAGSLQELLPGLGLGIEVSEPIAERIEVVQQRSQKLRHESWVQWIVAQRSFQHYSQILELIAHAGKKTPTYSGGQNENGSGGAIFDASA; via the coding sequence ATGCATGCAGCACCAACTGCGCCGGTACCGGCGCAACATCAACAGCTATTGGGTAAACTGACCGGGATCCTGAATGATCTCGAACCCATTCAAAAGAAACTGCTCGAACTTTATGAGCAGAAGTCACAGGCGCTGAAACAGGTCGATCCGGAACGGATTGAACAGCTGGCCGTGATTGAAGAGCAGCTCACCAATACGCTGCAGTTCATTCTGCTGAGAAGGCAGCAACTGCTGCAGACCGCGGAGCAACTCGGTCTGCCCGCCGGTTCCCTGCAGGAACTGTTGCCTGGTCTGGGACTGGGGATTGAGGTCTCCGAACCGATCGCGGAACGGATTGAAGTCGTGCAGCAGCGGTCGCAGAAGCTCAGGCATGAAAGCTGGGTCCAGTGGATTGTGGCCCAACGTTCGTTTCAGCATTACTCGCAGATCCTGGAGCTGATTGCGCACGCAGGGAAAAAGACGCCGACGTACTCGGGCGGCCAGAATGAAAATGGTTCAGGGGGGGCGATCTTTGACGCATCGGCCTGA